The Punica granatum isolate Tunisia-2019 chromosome 4, ASM765513v2, whole genome shotgun sequence genome has a window encoding:
- the LOC116203391 gene encoding adenylate isopentenyltransferase-like, which produces MKVPLTNTSWHSKLILNMPPSPPLQLRAAMTGATSSLSLYSRNKVVVIMGTTGSGKTQLAIDLATLFPSEIINSDKMQVYAGLDITTNKIPLEDRHGVPHHLLGSVDPDDGEVTPSDFRSLGQSIIGDIISRQKLPFIVGGSNSFIYALLTERLDPTTDFFGAFDSLSTELKYKCCFLWVNVSFPVLDDYLRKRVDNMLASGMFEELVRFYDQCRFAPSTRTGLRKTIGFPEFDRCFKSYPPRRGDTWAGLDPLRRAAYEEAIREMKDNTCQLAKRQIAKIQRLRDSGWNLRRLDATEAVRAMMMAPGPRKGLKWAEIWQSQVQGPSVKIVKRFLEE; this is translated from the coding sequence ATGAAAGTTCCCCTCACAAATACCTCCTGGCACTCCAAACTCATCCTTAACATGCCCCCTTCTCCGCCCCTCCAACTGCGGGCCGCCATGACCGGCGCCACCTCCTCACTCTCCCTCTATAGTCGCAACAAGGTTGTCGTCATTATGGGCACCACCGGCTCCGGCAAGACCCAACTCGCCATTGACCTTGCCACCCTCTTCCCCTCGGAGATCATCAACTCCGACAAGATGCAAGTCTACGCGGGCCTTGACATCACCACCAACAAAATCCCACTTGAGGACCGCCACGGCGTGCCCCACCACCTGTTAGGCTCCGTCGACCCGGATGACGGCGAGGTCACCCCTTCGGACTTCCGCTCACTCGGTCAATCCATCATCGGGGACATCATTTCCCGTCAGAAGCTCCCCTTCATTGTCGGCGGGTCCAACTCATTCATATACGCGCTGCTAACCGAGAGGTTAGACCCCACCACCGACTTCTTCGGCGCGTTCGACTCACTGAGTACCGAGCTCAAGTACAAATGTTGCTTCCTCTGGGTCAATGTGTCGTTCCCGGTCCTTGATGATTACCTGCGAAAGCGGGTTGACAACATGCTCGCGTCAGGGATGTTTGAGGAGCTTGTCCGGTTCTATGACCAGTGTCGATTCGCCCCGTCAACCAGGACCGGGTTGAGGAAGACCATCGGGTTTCCGGAGTTCGATCGCTGCTTCAAGAGTTACCCGCCACGGAGGGGGGACACGTGGGCGGGATTGGACCCACTACGAAGGGCAGCCTATGAGGAGGCGATTCGGGAAATGAAGGATAACACGTGTCAGTTGGCCAAGAGGCAGATTGCGAAGATCCAGCGATTGAGAGACAGTGGGTGGAACCTGAGGAGGCTAGACGCCACGGAAGCAGTCAGGGCGATGATGATGGCCCCGGGACCTAGGAAGGGACTGAAGTGGGCCGAGATTTGGCAGAGCCAAGTCCAGGGCCCTAGCGTCAAGATTGTGAAAAGGTTCTTGGAggagtag